One region of Roseovarius mucosus genomic DNA includes:
- a CDS encoding cation diffusion facilitator family transporter — protein sequence MPHDHGHTHIDPESGDRRVSIAIWANGLLTVAQIVGGILSGSLALIADALHNFSDMASLVIAFVARKIARRPADERMTFGYGRIEIVAALINYTTLILIGFYLIYEGGMRMIDPPEVAGWTVVILGGVALVVDTLTALLTYSMQKGSVNIRALFLHNLSDALASVAVIIGGSLIILYDMRWVDPAITIGIALYILYLAFTEIGGPIRTLMLGSPPDIDNAAVVEALRSVDGVADVHHVHLWQMEEHKAALDCHVVLTAGGWGKIEKIKAAIKDRLKEDFNIAHSSLEFEHEDRAHENADLYGHGKPEEEENRFH from the coding sequence GTGCCGCATGATCATGGCCATACCCACATTGATCCTGAATCAGGTGATCGTAGGGTCTCCATCGCAATCTGGGCCAACGGGCTTCTGACCGTCGCGCAGATCGTTGGCGGCATCCTTTCCGGCAGCCTGGCGCTGATCGCAGATGCCCTACACAATTTTTCGGACATGGCGTCACTGGTGATCGCGTTCGTTGCGCGCAAAATCGCCAGACGACCCGCCGATGAACGCATGACATTCGGCTATGGTCGGATTGAAATCGTCGCGGCACTCATCAACTACACGACCCTGATCCTGATCGGTTTCTACCTGATCTATGAGGGTGGCATGCGGATGATCGACCCGCCCGAGGTCGCTGGTTGGACGGTGGTGATCCTGGGCGGTGTGGCACTCGTCGTCGACACGTTGACGGCGCTGCTCACCTATTCGATGCAGAAAGGCAGTGTGAACATCCGTGCGCTTTTCCTGCACAACCTGTCGGACGCTTTGGCCTCTGTGGCAGTCATCATTGGAGGGTCCCTGATCATCCTCTACGACATGCGATGGGTCGATCCCGCAATCACCATCGGCATTGCCCTTTACATCCTCTATCTGGCTTTCACTGAGATTGGCGGTCCGATCAGAACCCTGATGCTCGGCAGCCCACCCGACATCGACAATGCAGCCGTCGTTGAGGCGCTGCGGAGCGTCGATGGTGTAGCGGACGTTCACCACGTGCATCTGTGGCAGATGGAGGAGCACAAGGCGGCGCTGGACTGCCACGTGGTGCTGACAGCGGGCGGCTGGGGTAAAATCGAAAAGATCAAGGCAGCGATCAAGGACCGGCTGAAGGAGGACTTCAACATCGCCCATTCCAGCCTGGAGTTCGAACACGAAGACCGCGCACACGAAAACGCCGACCTCTACGGTCACGGCAAGCCTGAAGAGGAGGAGAACCGTTTTCACTGA
- a CDS encoding type IV secretion system protein VirB3, protein MAERAPLFLGLVRPPKLLGLPIMYAMVWLFGSVLLFVWVQHIAVLGFAALLYPVLWKAADWDPRFIDVMMTALQETPPTRNRSIHGGDSYAP, encoded by the coding sequence GTGGCTGAGCGCGCGCCTCTCTTTCTTGGGCTCGTGCGCCCGCCCAAGCTTCTTGGCCTGCCCATCATGTATGCGATGGTCTGGCTCTTCGGTTCGGTGCTCTTGTTCGTCTGGGTCCAGCACATCGCGGTGCTGGGTTTCGCGGCCCTGCTCTATCCGGTGCTGTGGAAGGCCGCAGATTGGGACCCGCGTTTCATCGACGTGATGATGACGGCCCTGCAGGAGACACCGCCCACGCGCAACAGGTCCATCCATGGCGGGGACAGCTATGCCCCGTGA
- a CDS encoding type IV secretion system protein, giving the protein MGHLLLRTALATTLGVGLQFSALPPAAAQGVPVVDTQNIAQNIQQLRQMIEDEILQNEQLTQLREQLGLLTDQLAELQRTYEALTRLAELPEIIRTEMEDELNGLLDQEFGDILATIEAIKTGDFSGLSGSGAGEIETQMDRVLADLGFDEDTLSEMATSGNPGANRVATQATTGALVSAAAQNSYEDAGQSLERVDRLVGLIDDMDELKESIDLNTRVTAELAIALVAMWQLEAVQTVGDGTGGVIDAATIAEEQRFMDFTLPDLRAD; this is encoded by the coding sequence ATGGGACATCTGCTCTTGAGGACAGCTTTGGCCACGACACTTGGCGTTGGCTTGCAGTTCAGCGCCCTACCCCCTGCCGCAGCACAAGGTGTACCGGTCGTCGACACCCAGAACATCGCGCAAAACATCCAGCAACTGCGGCAGATGATCGAAGACGAGATCCTGCAAAACGAGCAGCTGACGCAGCTCCGCGAACAGCTCGGCCTTCTCACGGACCAACTCGCGGAGCTGCAAAGAACCTACGAGGCCCTCACCCGCCTCGCCGAGCTTCCAGAAATCATCCGGACGGAAATGGAAGACGAGTTGAACGGTCTGCTCGACCAAGAGTTCGGGGACATCCTCGCCACGATTGAAGCGATCAAGACTGGGGATTTCTCGGGCCTCTCGGGCTCCGGCGCAGGCGAGATCGAAACCCAGATGGACCGGGTGCTGGCCGATCTCGGCTTCGATGAAGACACGCTCTCGGAAATGGCCACCAGCGGCAATCCGGGCGCGAACCGCGTGGCGACGCAGGCCACCACCGGCGCCCTGGTCTCGGCCGCGGCCCAGAACAGCTATGAGGATGCCGGCCAATCGCTGGAACGGGTCGACCGCCTGGTCGGGCTGATCGATGACATGGACGAACTCAAGGAAAGCATCGATCTCAACACGCGTGTCACGGCGGAACTGGCGATCGCGCTTGTCGCGATGTGGCAGCTCGAAGCGGTGCAGACCGTGGGCGACGGCACCGGCGGTGTGATCGATGCCGCCACCATCGCAGAGGAGCAGCGCTTCATGGACTTCACGCTGCCGGATCTGCGCGCAGACTGA
- a CDS encoding MerR family transcriptional regulator → MLTIGTLAKRTGTKVQTIRYYEQIGLLPEPGRSAGGQRRYGDSELDRLSFVRHARQLGFSLDAIRELLDLSDHPDKSCAEADAIARRQLKQVEQRMARLEALRTELQRMVHECSGGHTADCRVLEVLRDHSECLTDHDEIGA, encoded by the coding sequence ATGCTCACAATCGGCACTTTGGCAAAAAGGACCGGGACGAAGGTGCAGACGATCCGCTATTACGAGCAGATCGGACTCCTGCCCGAGCCCGGGCGATCGGCTGGCGGTCAGCGGCGCTATGGAGATAGTGAGCTTGACCGCTTGTCTTTCGTCCGGCATGCGCGGCAACTCGGGTTCTCGCTGGACGCAATCCGTGAGCTTCTTGATCTGAGCGATCATCCAGACAAGTCGTGCGCGGAGGCCGATGCCATCGCTCGCCGACAACTCAAGCAGGTTGAGCAACGTATGGCCCGACTTGAAGCCCTTCGGACAGAATTGCAGAGGATGGTGCACGAATGCAGCGGCGGGCACACGGCCGATTGCCGTGTGCTGGAGGTGTTGCGCGACCATTCCGAGTGCCTGACGGACCACGACGAGATCGGCGCCTGA
- a CDS encoding lytic transglycosylase domain-containing protein: MKSSLPHILALCLLPGLALSQGVPTNDSGLTARDIVETGDREADLAVQADKLAVRELIAEIEREQLETLQRILDAQTSFGGQGLPAMVSGLESGSGDPARSVEAVYGTGDIDPNPGGAQKFGDAAENIEQLIIRVAQETSGFAGVGRAGLSPVQWRALLQALIWQESRFTIGARSPVGAYGLTQIMPGTASDLGINPEYYDSPYLQVHGGARYLATQLNTFDGNIINALAAYNAGSGRVFEYGGVPPFRETQHYVQVIPERYNLYLTRIGGIEALGTIDPALLANANLSITGHGAAFYGNNSPAAIRQAALRIADIVERISETEDVQESVALNTYARAELVRLVAARIRLQAARTRVLSAEELAQASARMAEGAFMDFTIREIE, from the coding sequence TTGAAGTCTAGCCTGCCTCATATCCTCGCGCTTTGCCTGCTGCCAGGTCTCGCCTTGTCTCAGGGCGTGCCGACCAATGACAGTGGGCTGACCGCGCGTGACATCGTCGAGACCGGCGATCGCGAGGCTGACTTGGCCGTTCAGGCGGACAAGCTTGCCGTGCGCGAACTCATCGCCGAGATCGAACGGGAGCAGCTGGAAACCCTGCAACGCATCCTCGATGCCCAGACCAGCTTCGGCGGTCAGGGCCTGCCTGCCATGGTCTCGGGGCTGGAAAGCGGCAGCGGGGATCCAGCCCGCTCTGTCGAGGCGGTCTATGGCACGGGTGACATTGATCCCAATCCCGGCGGTGCGCAGAAGTTCGGGGATGCGGCGGAAAACATCGAGCAGCTTATTATCCGCGTGGCTCAGGAGACCAGCGGCTTTGCGGGTGTTGGACGCGCGGGCCTCTCCCCGGTCCAATGGCGCGCACTCCTTCAGGCGCTCATCTGGCAAGAAAGCCGGTTCACGATTGGCGCCCGCTCACCCGTCGGCGCCTATGGCCTCACCCAGATCATGCCGGGCACCGCCAGCGATCTCGGCATCAACCCGGAATACTATGACAGCCCCTATCTGCAGGTGCATGGCGGCGCGCGCTACCTCGCGACCCAGCTCAACACATTCGATGGCAACATCATCAACGCCCTCGCGGCCTATAACGCCGGATCCGGCCGGGTGTTCGAGTATGGCGGCGTTCCGCCCTTTCGCGAGACCCAGCACTACGTCCAGGTGATCCCCGAACGCTATAACCTCTATTTGACCCGTATCGGCGGGATCGAAGCGCTTGGCACGATCGACCCCGCGCTTCTGGCCAATGCCAACCTCTCAATCACGGGTCATGGGGCGGCCTTCTATGGCAACAACTCGCCCGCCGCGATCAGGCAAGCCGCCCTGCGTATTGCGGATATCGTCGAACGGATTTCCGAAACCGAGGACGTGCAGGAGAGCGTCGCGCTCAACACCTATGCCCGCGCCGAACTGGTGCGTCTCGTGGCCGCCCGCATCCGGCTTCAGGCCGCCCGCACCCGCGTGCTCTCCGCCGAAGAGCTGGCCCAGGCCAGCGCCCGCATGGCCGAAGGCGCGTTCATGGATTTTACGATCAGGGAGATTGAATAA
- a CDS encoding TrbC/VirB2 family protein: protein MRQISNLFIASLALFLVISEPALAQSIDLSPIQSLLQGIVDALTGPLGVVIATLAVLGVFLSWFFNIIDLRQALWVLVGIAGVAAAPTIVAAVFAGG from the coding sequence ATGAGACAGATTTCAAACCTATTCATCGCAAGTTTGGCCCTCTTTCTGGTCATTTCCGAACCCGCCCTTGCGCAAAGCATCGATCTCTCCCCGATCCAGAGCTTGTTGCAGGGCATTGTCGATGCGCTGACCGGCCCTCTTGGTGTGGTCATCGCCACACTCGCGGTCCTCGGGGTCTTTCTCAGCTGGTTCTTCAACATCATCGATCTGCGCCAAGCGCTCTGGGTCCTCGTGGGCATCGCCGGTGTTGCGGCCGCCCCCACCATCGTTGCCGCGGTATTTGCCGGTGGCTGA
- a CDS encoding helix-turn-helix domain-containing protein: MAKTIRSTGQVALCQALVDARIKAGLGQEDLAVKLKCHQSLVARIESGQRRVDVVELVVLARAIGFDPFKVLAIVEAATEPDHRI; the protein is encoded by the coding sequence GTGGCAAAGACAATCAGAAGCACAGGACAGGTGGCACTCTGCCAAGCATTGGTCGACGCCCGCATCAAGGCGGGCCTCGGTCAGGAGGACTTGGCGGTCAAGCTCAAGTGCCATCAATCACTTGTGGCGCGCATTGAAAGCGGCCAGCGCCGGGTCGACGTCGTCGAGCTGGTCGTCCTTGCGCGCGCCATTGGCTTTGACCCCTTCAAGGTTCTGGCGATCGTTGAAGCCGCCACGGAGCCCGACCACCGGATTTGA
- a CDS encoding virB8 family protein, which yields MATEQEIIEEELVYGALRRERLWQRLGLMGLVFGIIGCLSAAAVSILDVDPPPVVVPYDPATGFALPEASVGASSVTANQAIIEAEVFRYVTDREVYNQLDNDLRIRSVLRRSDGAAESGLRQIWNSANENYPPTIYGPNARLDVEILSINRIGTNRATVRLRKRLTSINGTQTGLFTATLLFEFRPETRRSIDEVWTNPFGFTVLEYSVRSDRLEN from the coding sequence GTGGCGACTGAACAAGAAATCATCGAGGAAGAACTGGTCTACGGTGCCCTGCGCCGCGAACGGCTCTGGCAACGCCTTGGCCTGATGGGCCTTGTCTTCGGTATCATCGGCTGTCTGAGTGCCGCGGCTGTCTCGATCCTCGATGTCGACCCGCCCCCCGTCGTTGTCCCCTATGATCCCGCCACCGGCTTTGCACTCCCCGAAGCCTCGGTGGGCGCCTCCTCGGTGACCGCCAACCAGGCGATCATCGAGGCGGAGGTGTTCCGCTATGTGACCGACCGGGAGGTCTATAACCAGCTCGACAACGATCTGCGCATCCGCAGCGTCCTGCGCCGCTCGGACGGAGCTGCCGAGAGCGGGCTGCGCCAGATCTGGAACAGCGCCAACGAGAATTACCCGCCGACGATCTATGGCCCCAATGCTCGGCTCGACGTGGAAATCCTCAGCATCAACCGGATCGGAACCAACCGCGCGACGGTCCGCCTGCGCAAGCGCCTGACGTCCATTAACGGCACCCAGACCGGCCTCTTCACCGCCACGCTTCTCTTCGAGTTCCGCCCGGAGACCCGCCGCTCCATCGATGAGGTCTGGACCAACCCCTTCGGCTTCACGGTCCTCGAATATTCCGTCCGCTCCGACAGATTGGAGAATTGA
- a CDS encoding type IV secretion system DNA-binding domain-containing protein, whose amino-acid sequence MPRDDAPDAALDPRTMTPEWYARETRLAHMLPYVSLVDDQTVRTRVNELFRCIRLEGINSYTTDDAYLDKVTALFARIVAQLGPEFSYYVHKVSKAIKPDLDPIREDSFAGEVDRRWRAKLETSGLRDKTLTLTVIHRQPPKSLLPFLSRSAPDRLKEETRKRLQRLGEAVNVFLSGLTELKPRLLSAASGELVGFLGALNTGTELPLYPANTYGFLSVNVANTRVTFHGDHFELSEGVVGHRYGKSFTIGEYSEGTSCTMFDMLNLPVDMIVTHSFTPINSNLMAGRIKRQKRQMQASQDAALSLLEALDIAADDLEAKRQSFGEHHMVVTLFCDTLDELQMLSAEIVNAAATEGVKVIAERVAAKAHYLSQHPGNQPKRVRASAVTNRNFADFAAFHRTQLGKPSEKTPWGKVITYLPTPEQSAYRFSYHEQGAPDKEPTSGHTLIMGRPGSGKSVLSAFLMTQARRAGARIFVFDYRLGMEMAVRANGGRYASLNAGQPTGLNPLWTETDARGTAWLSDWLTTLLYRADKPLTPAQTNRIQEVVRQNAQATNPALRNWRDFASLFVSTDDGGDLHQRLLEWTEDGRYGWIFGQSLEDTFSLKGDVVGFDLTGILDSEADKERMAVLSYLFRRVEREIEDRRPTIIVIDEAWKALDNAYFAERLSNWLVTARKQNTVAVMMTQYASQLERTRTGKTIVEAVPTQILLPNIRAQPADYAMLNLTEKELDVLLNTGSNSRLALIRDDQGSIVVDADLSALGPNLTILGGMEKGEALVGADYRDRPDFWRLS is encoded by the coding sequence ATGCCCCGTGATGACGCCCCTGATGCTGCGCTCGATCCCCGCACGATGACGCCAGAATGGTATGCGCGCGAGACCCGCCTCGCGCATATGCTGCCCTATGTGAGCCTCGTCGACGACCAGACCGTGCGCACCCGGGTCAACGAGCTCTTCCGCTGCATCCGGCTCGAGGGGATCAACAGCTACACGACGGACGATGCCTATCTCGACAAGGTGACCGCCCTCTTTGCCCGCATCGTCGCGCAGCTCGGGCCGGAATTCAGCTATTACGTCCACAAGGTCTCCAAGGCCATCAAACCTGATCTCGACCCCATCCGTGAGGACAGCTTCGCGGGCGAGGTGGACCGGCGCTGGCGCGCGAAACTCGAGACCAGCGGGCTCCGCGACAAAACACTGACGCTCACCGTCATTCACCGCCAGCCTCCGAAAAGCCTCCTGCCGTTTCTCAGCCGCAGCGCGCCGGACCGACTGAAGGAGGAGACCCGCAAACGCCTGCAGCGCTTGGGCGAGGCCGTGAACGTCTTCCTTTCGGGGCTTACCGAGCTCAAGCCGCGCCTGCTGTCGGCTGCATCGGGGGAATTGGTGGGGTTTCTGGGCGCGCTGAACACGGGCACCGAGCTGCCGCTCTACCCTGCAAACACCTACGGCTTTTTGTCCGTCAATGTCGCCAATACCCGGGTGACGTTTCATGGCGATCATTTCGAGCTCTCTGAAGGCGTCGTGGGGCATCGCTACGGCAAAAGCTTCACCATCGGGGAATACTCCGAAGGCACCTCCTGCACCATGTTCGACATGCTGAACCTGCCGGTCGACATGATCGTGACGCACTCCTTCACGCCGATCAATTCGAACCTCATGGCCGGCCGCATCAAGCGGCAAAAGCGGCAGATGCAGGCGAGCCAGGACGCGGCCCTCTCACTCCTCGAAGCCCTCGACATCGCCGCCGATGATCTCGAGGCCAAGCGCCAGAGCTTTGGCGAGCACCACATGGTCGTGACGCTTTTCTGCGACACGCTTGACGAGCTGCAGATGCTGAGCGCCGAGATCGTGAATGCTGCCGCGACCGAGGGCGTGAAGGTGATTGCCGAGCGGGTCGCGGCCAAGGCCCATTACCTCAGCCAGCACCCCGGCAACCAGCCAAAACGCGTCCGCGCCAGCGCCGTCACCAACCGCAACTTCGCGGATTTTGCGGCCTTTCACCGGACACAGCTCGGCAAACCTTCTGAGAAAACACCCTGGGGGAAGGTCATCACCTATCTGCCCACGCCGGAGCAGAGCGCCTACCGGTTTTCCTATCACGAGCAGGGCGCGCCCGACAAAGAACCCACCAGCGGGCACACCCTGATCATGGGGCGGCCCGGGTCGGGCAAATCGGTGCTGTCCGCCTTCCTGATGACCCAAGCCCGTCGCGCAGGGGCGCGGATCTTCGTCTTCGATTACCGTCTTGGTATGGAGATGGCGGTCCGCGCGAATGGCGGGCGCTACGCGTCCCTGAACGCCGGTCAGCCCACGGGTCTCAATCCGCTCTGGACCGAGACCGATGCGCGCGGCACCGCCTGGCTCTCGGATTGGCTCACAACCCTGCTCTACCGCGCCGACAAACCCCTGACCCCGGCGCAGACCAACCGCATACAGGAGGTCGTGCGCCAGAACGCGCAGGCCACAAACCCGGCCCTGCGGAACTGGCGGGATTTCGCATCGCTTTTTGTGTCCACCGATGATGGCGGCGATCTGCACCAGCGCCTGCTCGAGTGGACCGAAGACGGCCGCTACGGCTGGATCTTCGGGCAGAGCCTCGAGGACACGTTTTCGCTCAAGGGCGATGTCGTGGGCTTCGATCTGACCGGCATTCTCGACAGCGAGGCCGACAAGGAGCGGATGGCGGTTCTCTCCTATCTTTTCCGCCGGGTCGAACGGGAGATCGAGGATCGCCGCCCCACCATCATCGTGATCGACGAGGCCTGGAAGGCCCTCGACAACGCGTATTTCGCCGAGCGGCTATCGAACTGGCTGGTGACCGCGCGCAAGCAGAACACCGTCGCGGTGATGATGACGCAATATGCCAGCCAGCTTGAGCGCACCCGGACCGGCAAGACCATCGTCGAAGCCGTTCCGACGCAGATCCTGCTGCCCAATATCCGCGCGCAACCTGCGGACTACGCCATGCTGAACCTTACGGAGAAGGAGCTCGACGTCCTTCTCAACACGGGCAGCAACAGCCGCCTCGCACTGATCCGCGACGATCAGGGCTCAATCGTGGTCGATGCCGATTTGAGCGCCCTTGGGCCCAATCTCACCATCCTCGGCGGCATGGAGAAAGGCGAGGCGCTCGTCGGCGCCGATTACCGCGACCGCCCAGATTTTTGGAGGCTTTCATGA
- a CDS encoding lytic transglycosylase domain-containing protein codes for MVLVMESDGSLTPSRSQSSFARNYNDGIGQGSAADELAIFGSDETVPEREAMRFAARVGPAPLPRADVLNAIETTALRYASHPGLRRAELSVTDWLSLYRANIEVESAYRQDAISHAGAIGLGQLMPDTARDLGVDPRDPQQNLDGSARYLAMMLETFGDPHLALAAYNAGPDAVRQHGGIPPYRETQNHVARVMAVTARLEGSNS; via the coding sequence ATGGTCCTGGTCATGGAGAGCGACGGCTCTCTGACCCCATCCCGGTCTCAGAGCAGTTTTGCTCGGAACTACAATGACGGCATCGGTCAGGGATCGGCAGCCGACGAACTTGCGATTTTCGGCAGCGATGAAACTGTGCCAGAGCGAGAAGCGATGCGCTTTGCAGCCCGTGTCGGTCCGGCACCCCTGCCCCGTGCCGATGTCCTAAACGCCATAGAGACCACGGCCCTGCGTTATGCCAGCCACCCCGGCCTAAGGCGCGCGGAGCTTTCCGTCACGGACTGGCTGAGCCTCTACCGCGCCAATATCGAGGTTGAGAGCGCCTATCGGCAGGATGCGATCTCACATGCGGGCGCCATTGGCCTTGGTCAGCTGATGCCTGACACCGCGCGTGATCTGGGCGTCGACCCGCGTGACCCCCAACAGAACCTCGACGGCTCCGCCCGCTACCTCGCGATGATGCTGGAGACGTTCGGCGATCCGCATCTGGCGTTGGCGGCCTACAACGCGGGGCCGGACGCCGTGCGCCAACACGGTGGCATTCCCCCTTACCGAGAAACCCAGAACCACGTGGCCCGCGTCATGGCTGTTACGGCCCGATTGGAAGGATCAAATTCATGA
- a CDS encoding YnfA family protein produces MTAVLVYPLAALAEIAGCFAIWAWWRLGASPLWLVPGVAALVAFGWLLAQVDTVAAGRAFAAYGGIYIAASILWMWLAEGHRPDRWDLLGTTVCLLGAAIILAAPRGA; encoded by the coding sequence ATGACCGCAGTGCTCGTCTATCCGCTCGCGGCCTTGGCTGAGATCGCCGGATGCTTTGCCATCTGGGCATGGTGGCGTCTTGGCGCGTCCCCACTTTGGCTTGTCCCCGGTGTGGCGGCGCTGGTGGCGTTCGGCTGGCTTCTGGCTCAGGTCGACACTGTGGCTGCGGGACGCGCCTTTGCCGCCTATGGTGGGATCTATATTGCCGCGTCCATTCTCTGGATGTGGCTCGCCGAAGGGCACCGGCCGGACAGGTGGGATCTGCTCGGCACCACTGTATGCTTGTTGGGTGCTGCCATCATCCTCGCGGCACCCCGCGGAGCGTAA
- a CDS encoding TrbG/VirB9 family P-type conjugative transfer protein: MLLIALLPGLAFAEAIPRGGPNDNRVRLATYQEGQVYRLSVSLTHVTTIEFGEGESIRSIIAGDTEGFEIDGVPGGQAFAIKPVARGVHTNVTVYTNRRSYYFNVQEVRSPTFYVVQFRYPDDAARPTRAIAAQAPNYNYGASARTEFTPTRIWDDGTFTYFAFPRNAPVPAIFRYAGGRERTVNTQTPEDGVIRVSGVNRQWVLRLGEEVVCIEAIPPAEATS; the protein is encoded by the coding sequence ATATTGCTGATTGCCCTGTTGCCCGGCCTTGCTTTCGCCGAAGCCATCCCGCGTGGCGGGCCCAATGACAATCGGGTGCGGCTGGCAACATATCAAGAAGGTCAGGTCTACCGCCTCAGCGTCTCGCTTACCCATGTCACCACCATCGAGTTCGGGGAAGGCGAGAGCATCCGCTCGATCATCGCGGGCGACACGGAAGGCTTCGAGATCGATGGCGTGCCCGGAGGCCAGGCATTTGCAATCAAGCCCGTTGCGCGCGGTGTCCATACCAATGTGACCGTCTACACGAACAGGCGCAGCTACTATTTCAACGTCCAGGAGGTCCGCAGCCCGACCTTCTACGTCGTGCAGTTCCGCTATCCGGACGACGCTGCGCGCCCGACCCGGGCCATCGCGGCCCAAGCGCCGAACTACAATTACGGCGCCAGCGCGCGGACCGAGTTCACGCCAACGCGCATCTGGGATGACGGGACGTTCACGTATTTCGCGTTTCCAAGAAACGCGCCTGTGCCCGCGATCTTCCGCTACGCGGGCGGCCGCGAGCGCACGGTCAACACGCAAACTCCTGAAGACGGCGTGATCCGCGTCAGCGGCGTGAACCGCCAATGGGTCCTGCGACTTGGCGAAGAGGTGGTCTGCATCGAGGCGATCCCGCCCGCGGAGGCCACCTCATGA
- a CDS encoding cytochrome c biogenesis CcdA family protein — translation MFEISGVGIVAAFLGGAISFLSPCVLPLAPGYVSYIAGQPAAKSGAARSIAERARSVVLSLWFVLGFSTVFVALGAGASLLGGMLLRWKYELGLAGGFLIVLFGLVMMGAIKIPAMMRDTRPDVKVDGGSAVGAYLLGLAFAFGWTPCIGPVLGSILAVSATSGADGMALLAIYSAGLGLPFLIIALFTNEIAGRLKRIGAAGRWLYRISGGLMVLMGIGVMTGQISRLAFWLLETFPALGTIG, via the coding sequence ATGTTCGAAATCTCAGGTGTTGGAATCGTCGCGGCTTTTCTGGGTGGCGCTATATCCTTTCTGTCGCCTTGCGTCTTGCCTCTTGCACCTGGCTACGTCTCTTACATCGCGGGACAGCCCGCCGCGAAATCCGGGGCGGCGCGCAGCATTGCCGAACGGGCGCGCAGCGTGGTCCTGAGTTTGTGGTTCGTGCTCGGGTTTTCGACAGTCTTCGTGGCGCTCGGGGCCGGGGCAAGTCTTTTGGGCGGGATGCTCTTGCGCTGGAAATACGAACTCGGGCTTGCGGGTGGCTTCTTGATCGTCTTGTTCGGACTTGTCATGATGGGCGCGATCAAGATCCCCGCAATGATGCGTGACACGAGGCCCGACGTAAAAGTTGACGGCGGCAGCGCCGTTGGAGCCTACCTTTTGGGTCTTGCCTTTGCCTTTGGCTGGACGCCCTGCATAGGCCCTGTGCTTGGGTCGATCCTGGCAGTAAGCGCGACATCTGGAGCGGACGGGATGGCCTTGCTGGCAATCTACTCCGCAGGGCTTGGACTGCCGTTTCTAATCATAGCGCTCTTCACCAACGAGATTGCAGGCAGGCTAAAGCGGATCGGTGCGGCTGGTCGATGGCTCTATCGTATATCGGGCGGACTGATGGTGCTGATGGGTATCGGCGTGATGACAGGTCAGATCAGCCGCCTTGCCTTCTGGCTGCTCGAAACCTTCCCGGCCCTTGGCACTATCGGATAG
- a CDS encoding transglutaminase-like domain-containing protein — translation MAPTDSYLTATRLLDFDSPSISNLVRDRGWHDLARVDRIGAVYDFVRNVIAFGYNRVDDIPASAVLTDGYGQCNTKGTLLMALLRSVGIRCRLHGFTIHKALQRGVVPELVYPLAPSEILHSWVEVETEEGWINLEGFILDAPFLQSLQKEFSETESLCGYGAGTDCLSAPPVSWNGGSTYIQKTGIVRDFGTFDAPDDFYLKYSQNFGFARDFLYRHVIRHWMNARVRRIRRGMLPKVPGLSRPNHSHEENNRAA, via the coding sequence GTGGCACCCACCGATTCCTATTTAACCGCAACAAGACTGCTGGATTTTGACTCGCCCTCAATCTCGAACCTGGTACGAGATCGTGGCTGGCATGACCTTGCCCGTGTCGACCGGATTGGCGCGGTTTATGACTTTGTCCGGAACGTGATTGCGTTCGGCTACAACCGCGTCGACGACATTCCCGCCTCTGCGGTGCTGACCGACGGCTACGGGCAGTGCAACACGAAAGGGACGCTTCTCATGGCACTGCTGCGCAGCGTAGGCATCCGCTGCCGACTGCACGGCTTCACCATCCACAAGGCCCTGCAGCGTGGCGTGGTGCCCGAATTGGTCTACCCCCTCGCACCGTCCGAAATTCTGCACTCGTGGGTCGAAGTCGAAACAGAAGAGGGCTGGATCAATCTCGAAGGCTTCATTCTGGACGCCCCCTTCCTGCAGTCGCTTCAGAAGGAATTCAGCGAAACAGAAAGCCTTTGCGGCTACGGCGCTGGAACGGATTGCCTGAGTGCGCCACCAGTCAGTTGGAACGGCGGCAGCACTTATATTCAGAAAACCGGTATCGTTCGTGATTTTGGAACCTTTGATGCGCCCGATGACTTTTATTTGAAATATAGTCAGAACTTCGGATTTGCGCGTGACTTTCTCTATCGCCACGTCATCCGTCACTGGATGAATGCCCGGGTTCGCCGCATCCGTCGTGGAATGTTGCCAAAGGTCCCTGGTCTCAGTCGACCGAACCACAGCCATGAGGAGAACAACCGTGCCGCATGA